From the genome of Chloroflexota bacterium:
GCACATGCCCATCAGCATGCACGTGGAGACCGGCAACGTCATGTCCACCACCACCCGCGTGGACCTCATCACCTATGCCACCCACATCCAAAAAACCCTTGCCTCCATGGTCTACAGCGGCCTCTTTGATCGCTTCCCCAACTTCAAGCTCGTCTCCGTGGAGAGCGATGCCGGCTGGGCCGGCTACTTCATCGAGCGCATGGACTTCTTCTACAACCTCCACGGCTCGCGGCGCAAGGAGCGCGGCATCCTGTGCGAGCGCCCCCCCAGCGAGATCTTCCACCGGAGCCTTTACTACACCTTCATTAACGACCTCTCCGGCGTCGCCGCGCGCAACATCGTCGGCGTCAACAACATCCTCTGGTCCAGCGACTTCCCCCACTCGGGCAGCACCTGGCCCCACTCCCGGCAGTCCGCCGCCAGGCACGTCGCGGGCATCCCCAAGGCCGATGCCGATAAGATTCTCTGGAAGAACACCGCTAGGCTCTACGGCTTCAGCATGTCCTAACTGCCGGACGAACCCTCTGTAGAAGGAATCTCCCCATGCGTTTCTTTGTCTTCCAACTCATGCAAAGCTCCGGCGCCCACCCGGACGCGGAGGTCTACAAACGCGAGCTCGACCTGATGGTGGAGGCCGAACAGCTCGGCTTTGACGCCGTTTGGATCGCGGAGCACCATTTCAACTCCTATTGGAGCATCACTCCGGAGCCGCTTCTCGTGGCTGCGCACCTGGCCGCCAGGACCTCGCGCATCCGCGTGGGGAGCGCCGCCAACATCGCCGGCATGCCCCACCCCGTCCGCATGGCGGAGATGGGCGCCATGCTGGACGTCATCTCCGGCGGCAGGGCCGATATCGGCCTTGCCAAGGGCTTCGGCCCCAGGGAGTTCGCGGGCTATGGCGTCAGCGTGACGGAGCTGAACGAGCGCTTCCGCGAAGGCGTTGAGATCGCCATCCAGGCCTGGACCCAGCCGGACTTCTCCTACACAGGCAAGTACTACAGCGTGCCCAAAGTCTCCCTCCGCCCGCGCCCCGTTACCAAGCCCCATCCCAGGGCGTGGATCGCCACCACCGGCAGCGCGGAGACCCTTCGTCTCGCGGCCCGCTATCGCCTTCCCTTCTACTTCGGCGCGCGCGACCAAGCCCAACTGGAGAAGGTCCGGGGAACCTTCTTCGAGCAGGCGCGCGCCGAAAACCTCCCGGACGGCGAGGCCCAGCGTGTCTGGAGTCAGACCGCCGTCATCCAGCACGTCCACCTCTCCCATAGCCGGGACCAGGCCTATGCCGAAGCCTGGGCCGGTATGCAGGGGACCAAGGCCTCCCTGGGCGCCCTCGGCATCCAGCCCGCCCCCGGCGAGCCCACGGGCCTCGGCCCCGCCTGGTCGGCGCCGCCCTTTGAGCAGAGCAAAGCCCTGGAGCACTACCTGAACGATGCCATCGCCGGGGAGCCTTCGCGGGGGTTGGAGCGCATCCACCAGTTCAAGGCCATGGGCGTCCAGAACCTTCTGCTGAGCTTCAGCTTCGGCGGCCTTCCTTATGAGGCCGCTCGACGCTCCATGGAGCTCTTTTCCCGAGAAGTTCTGCCCCGAGTCCGGTAGCGTATTGTGGTACACTTTGCGTGTACACGCATTCGGGAACAGCCCTCTGCCCAGCCGAAATCCACGGGGCGCATGACGCCAAAAGACGCTCGTATTGCGGGTGCGGCAGATAAGGGGAAACTCATCTTGACACCCCTAAACCCTTCTGCTAGATTGCTCCCCACTTGTGGAAAGATATGGGCCGCTAGCTCAACGGTAGAGCAAGTGACTCTTAATCACTAGGTTACAGGTTCGAAACCTGTGCGGCTCACCACTCTTTACACCGGTCTCGCCTCTTGCCGCGCCAGGCGCGGGGGGAAGTGTCGGAACTGGCAGACGAGCAAGACTTAGGATCTTGTGCCGCAAGGCGTAGGAGTTCGAGTCTCCTCTTCCCCACCAGGTGGCGGACAGCGACTCGGACGCAGGATCCGTATAGCGGCTGATGGCAATCTTCTCGCGAGAGGGGGCTGGAGTGACAACAAACGGCTCGGGAAATCTCCTCCTGGATGTCCAGGACCTGCGGACCTATTTCTACACCCACGCGGGCACCGTGAAGGCCGTGGACGGCGTGAGTTGGCAGCTCAACGAAGGTGAAACCCTCGCCCTCGTGGGCGAAAGCGGCTCGGGCAAAAGCGTCAGCGCCCTGAGCGTCATGCGCCTCATCCCATCGCCGCCGGGAAAGATCGTCAGCGGCAAGATCCTCTTCCAAGGCAAGGACCTCCTGAAGTTGGACCAGAAGGGGATCCGGAGCGTTCGCGGTAACAAGATGGCCATGGTCTTCCAGGAGCCCATGACCTCCCTCAACCCCGTCCTCACCATCCGCCGCCAGCTCACGGAGACCTTGGAGCTCCACCTGAATATGAGCAAGAAGGCGGCTAAGGACCGGGCCATCGAGCTCCTCGGAATGGTCGGCATTCCGGACGCCGCCCGCCGCGTTGACGATTACCCCCACCAGTTCAGCGGCGGCATGCGCCAACGCGTCATGATCGCCATCGCCCTGGCCTGCAATCCCAAGCTCATCATCGCCGACGAGCCCACCACCGCGCTCGACGTGACCATCCAGGCCCAGGTGCTGGAAGTGATCAAGAACCTCTCCGAGCGCTTCAACACCGCCGTCATGATCATCACCCACAACCTCGGCATCGTCGCCCGCCACGCCGATCGAGTGAACGTCATGTACGCCGGCCATATCATCGAGACCGCCTCCGCCAAGGACACCTACGCCGACCCGGCTCACCCATACACCCTGGGCCTCCTCCAATCCGTCCCCCGCCTGGACGAGCCGCGCAAGCACCGCCTGGTCCCCATCGAAGGCTCTCCCCCCGATCTCACCAACCTGCCGAAAGGCTGCCCGTTCCGCCCGCGCTGCACCTTCGCCGTTGACCGCTGCGCCGAAGAGAACCCCGCCCTCATGCCCGTCGGCGATAAGCACTGGGC
Proteins encoded in this window:
- a CDS encoding ABC transporter ATP-binding protein — its product is MAIFSREGAGVTTNGSGNLLLDVQDLRTYFYTHAGTVKAVDGVSWQLNEGETLALVGESGSGKSVSALSVMRLIPSPPGKIVSGKILFQGKDLLKLDQKGIRSVRGNKMAMVFQEPMTSLNPVLTIRRQLTETLELHLNMSKKAAKDRAIELLGMVGIPDAARRVDDYPHQFSGGMRQRVMIAIALACNPKLIIADEPTTALDVTIQAQVLEVIKNLSERFNTAVMIITHNLGIVARHADRVNVMYAGHIIETASAKDTYADPAHPYTLGLLQSVPRLDEPRKHRLVPIEGSPPDLTNLPKGCPFRPRCTFAVDRCAEENPALMPVGDKHWAACWVDVKTRRPRP
- a CDS encoding LLM class flavin-dependent oxidoreductase, which translates into the protein MRFFVFQLMQSSGAHPDAEVYKRELDLMVEAEQLGFDAVWIAEHHFNSYWSITPEPLLVAAHLAARTSRIRVGSAANIAGMPHPVRMAEMGAMLDVISGGRADIGLAKGFGPREFAGYGVSVTELNERFREGVEIAIQAWTQPDFSYTGKYYSVPKVSLRPRPVTKPHPRAWIATTGSAETLRLAARYRLPFYFGARDQAQLEKVRGTFFEQARAENLPDGEAQRVWSQTAVIQHVHLSHSRDQAYAEAWAGMQGTKASLGALGIQPAPGEPTGLGPAWSAPPFEQSKALEHYLNDAIAGEPSRGLERIHQFKAMGVQNLLLSFSFGGLPYEAARRSMELFSREVLPRVR